From a region of the Pseudomonas fulva 12-X genome:
- a CDS encoding PQQ-dependent sugar dehydrogenase translates to MAFKNGVVALLAMGLCASALAEADYRIETVTDGLAHPWSMAFLPDGRMLVTERTGQLRLIDAQGKLQAEPIGGMPAPFVATQAGLMEVALDPHFASDPWIYLSYAHGEADANNTRLARARLVDGELRDFQVLFTAQPAKAGASHYGGRIAFLPDDTLVLTLGDGFDWREQAQNPANHLGKTVRLNRDGSIPQDNPLRGQPGAAEEIYSLGHRNVQGIVYDRQRKRLYSHEHGPKGGDELNLLQPGGNYGWPLASFGVDYTGALVTPFTELPDYLSPELHWTPSVAPSGLALYTGDRFPHWKGDLFVSTLKEKSVRRVRLEKGRLAGEDILFQELEERIRGVYDGPDGALYLLTDSEDGRLLRVVPL, encoded by the coding sequence ATGGCCTTCAAGAACGGGGTGGTGGCTTTGCTGGCAATGGGGCTCTGCGCGAGCGCGCTGGCCGAGGCCGATTACCGGATCGAAACCGTTACCGACGGCTTGGCGCACCCCTGGTCCATGGCCTTCCTGCCCGATGGTCGCATGCTGGTTACCGAGCGCACCGGGCAGCTACGCCTGATCGACGCCCAGGGCAAGCTGCAGGCCGAACCGATCGGCGGCATGCCGGCGCCCTTCGTGGCCACCCAGGCCGGCCTGATGGAGGTGGCGCTGGACCCGCATTTTGCCAGCGACCCGTGGATCTACCTGAGCTACGCCCATGGCGAGGCGGATGCCAACAACACACGGCTGGCTCGCGCCCGGCTGGTCGATGGCGAACTGCGTGATTTCCAGGTGCTGTTCACCGCCCAGCCGGCCAAGGCCGGCGCCTCGCACTATGGCGGGCGCATCGCCTTCCTGCCGGATGACACCCTGGTGCTGACCCTGGGCGATGGCTTCGACTGGCGTGAGCAGGCGCAGAACCCGGCCAATCACCTGGGCAAGACGGTGCGCCTGAACCGCGACGGTAGCATCCCGCAGGACAACCCGCTGCGTGGCCAGCCGGGCGCCGCCGAGGAAATCTACAGCCTGGGGCACCGTAACGTGCAGGGCATCGTCTACGACCGCCAGCGCAAGCGCCTGTACAGCCACGAGCACGGCCCCAAAGGCGGCGATGAGCTGAACCTGCTGCAGCCCGGCGGTAATTATGGCTGGCCGCTGGCGTCCTTTGGTGTCGATTACACCGGCGCGCTGGTCACGCCTTTTACCGAGCTGCCGGATTACCTCTCGCCGGAGCTGCACTGGACGCCGTCGGTGGCGCCCTCTGGGCTTGCGTTGTACACCGGCGACCGTTTCCCGCACTGGAAGGGCGATCTGTTCGTTTCCACGCTGAAGGAAAAGAGCGTGCGCCGGGTGCGCCTGGAGAAAGGCCGGTTGGCCGGGGAAGACATCCTGTTTCAGGAGCTGGAAGAACGCATTCGCGGCGTTTACGACGGGCCCGATGGCGCGCTGTATCTGCTAACCGACAGCGAGGATGGCAGGCTGCTGCGGGTCGTGCCGCTGTAG
- a CDS encoding M48 metallopeptidase family protein — MTPLKYLQGYPASLQEQVRQMIAGERLGDYLSQRYKGRHSIQSDKALYAYVMALKQEHLKSAPAIDKVLFDNRLDLTHRALGLHTTISRVQGGKLKAKKEIRVASLFREAAPQFLQMIVVHELAHLKESDHNKAFYKLCEYMLPDYQQLEFDLRLYLTWRDLQAGAPQ, encoded by the coding sequence ATGACGCCCCTCAAATACCTCCAGGGTTATCCCGCCTCCTTGCAGGAGCAAGTCCGCCAGATGATCGCGGGCGAGCGCCTGGGTGATTACCTGTCGCAACGCTACAAGGGCCGCCACTCGATCCAGAGCGACAAGGCTCTGTATGCCTACGTCATGGCGCTCAAGCAGGAGCATCTGAAGAGCGCACCGGCCATCGACAAGGTGCTGTTCGATAACCGCCTCGACCTGACCCACCGCGCCCTCGGCCTGCACACCACCATCTCCCGGGTACAGGGCGGCAAGCTCAAGGCCAAGAAGGAGATTCGCGTCGCCTCGCTGTTTCGTGAAGCAGCGCCGCAGTTTTTGCAGATGATCGTGGTGCACGAGTTGGCGCACCTGAAGGAGAGTGACCACAACAAGGCGTTCTACAAGCTCTGCGAATACATGCTGCCGGACTACCAGCAGCTGGAGTTCGACCTGCGTCTGTACCTGACCTGGCGTGATCTGCAGGCCGGCGCACCTCAATAG
- a CDS encoding GreA/GreB family elongation factor gives MDKQAIVQQVIDRLGLELQAAEQAARVAHETATHEENIAENKYDTLGLEAAYLAAGQARRVEEIGQRLRVWRQLQVRPYDDAKGIRLTSLVLLADENDQQQWLFLGPEGAAIKVQVEQRAILVLSPDAPLGQRLLGRRIGDEIELTVSGRSQHHEIIEAY, from the coding sequence ATGGACAAGCAGGCCATCGTGCAGCAGGTCATTGATCGGCTCGGTCTGGAACTGCAGGCCGCCGAACAGGCAGCACGGGTCGCCCATGAAACGGCCACCCATGAAGAGAACATCGCCGAGAACAAATACGACACGCTCGGGCTGGAAGCCGCCTACCTGGCAGCCGGGCAGGCGCGTCGCGTGGAGGAGATCGGCCAGCGCCTGCGCGTCTGGCGCCAGTTGCAGGTGCGCCCCTATGACGATGCCAAGGGCATTCGGCTGACCAGCCTGGTACTGCTGGCTGATGAGAACGACCAGCAGCAATGGCTGTTTCTCGGCCCGGAAGGCGCGGCGATCAAGGTGCAGGTCGAGCAGCGCGCGATTCTCGTGCTGAGCCCGGATGCACCACTCGGCCAGCGTTTGCTGGGACGGCGTATCGGTGACGAGATCGAGCTGACCGTCTCTGGCCGCTCGCAGCATCACGAGATCATCGAAGCCTATTGA
- the yccS gene encoding YccS family putative transporter, translated as MPSSSLRHSLRRLWALDKFSYSLRVFIALGGSLALCWHQGWMHSLIPLFLGVIASALAETDDSWQGRLTALLVTLGCFTAAAYTVEFLFPYPWLFVSALALSAFSLTMLGALGERFATLGSATLILAVYSMIGVEQRGGVAGLWMEPLLLVAGAAWYGVLSVLWHALFAHQPVQQSLARLFRELGLYLKLKAALFEPLRQLDVEARRLDLAKQNGRVVAALNATKEIILHRVGNGRPGPKVSRYLKLYFLAQDIHERASSSHYPYNALAEAFFHSDVMFRCQRLLRLHGKACHALAQAIELRQPFEYGEQYSQAQADLQASLEHLRIQSNPAWKHLLRSLGALAGNLGTLDRLLSSASNPDALAEEQDSSLLDREPQSLRDVWERIRLQLTPTSLLFRHALRLSIALAAGYGVLHWIHPTQGYWILLTTLFVCQPNYGATRMKLVQRIVGTVLGLVLGWALIDLFPAQLVQAFFAVAAGVVFFATRSSRYTVATAAITLMVLFCFNQVGDGYGLILPRLFDTLLGSLIAGLAVFLILPDWQGRRLNRVVANTLSCNSTYLRQIMRQYAEGKRDDLAYRLARRNAHNADAALSTTLGNMLMEPGHFRKEADIGFRFLVLSHTLLSYLSGLGAHRGEALLADEQNELPANALRLADSLDEIARGLSEQTPVAIQSDHEERLASSLEQMPDDLDDAQRLVQTQLSLIARQLGPLRTLAAHLLKNREKPAGGV; from the coding sequence ATGCCGTCTTCCTCCTTGCGCCACTCGCTGCGCCGCCTCTGGGCGCTGGACAAGTTCAGCTACAGCCTGCGGGTGTTCATTGCCTTGGGTGGCAGCCTGGCGCTGTGCTGGCATCAGGGCTGGATGCACAGCCTGATTCCGCTGTTTCTCGGCGTAATCGCCAGCGCCCTGGCCGAGACCGACGACAGCTGGCAGGGCCGGCTGACCGCACTGCTGGTCACCCTGGGCTGCTTCACCGCTGCAGCCTATACGGTCGAATTCCTATTCCCCTACCCCTGGCTGTTCGTCAGCGCCCTGGCGCTGTCGGCCTTTTCCCTGACCATGCTCGGCGCCCTGGGCGAGCGCTTCGCCACCCTCGGCTCGGCCACGCTGATTCTGGCGGTGTACAGCATGATCGGCGTGGAGCAGCGCGGCGGCGTCGCCGGCTTGTGGATGGAGCCGCTGCTGCTGGTGGCGGGCGCCGCCTGGTACGGCGTGCTCTCGGTGCTCTGGCATGCCTTGTTCGCCCACCAGCCGGTACAGCAGAGCCTGGCGCGGCTGTTCCGCGAGCTGGGGCTGTACCTCAAGCTCAAGGCCGCGCTGTTCGAGCCGCTGCGTCAGCTGGACGTGGAAGCCCGGCGCCTGGACCTGGCCAAGCAGAATGGCCGGGTGGTGGCGGCGCTCAATGCCACCAAGGAAATCATCCTGCACCGGGTCGGCAATGGTCGCCCCGGCCCCAAGGTCAGCCGTTACCTGAAGCTGTATTTTCTCGCCCAGGACATCCACGAGCGCGCCAGCTCCTCGCATTATCCCTACAACGCCCTGGCCGAAGCCTTCTTCCACAGCGACGTGATGTTCCGCTGCCAGCGCCTGCTGCGCCTGCATGGCAAGGCCTGCCACGCCCTGGCCCAGGCCATCGAGCTGCGCCAGCCGTTCGAGTACGGCGAGCAGTACAGCCAGGCCCAGGCCGACCTACAGGCCTCCCTGGAACACCTGCGCATCCAGAGCAACCCGGCGTGGAAGCATCTGCTGCGCTCGCTCGGCGCCCTGGCCGGCAACCTCGGCACCCTGGACCGCCTGCTGAGCAGCGCCAGCAACCCCGATGCCCTGGCCGAGGAGCAGGACAGCTCGCTGCTCGACCGCGAACCGCAATCGCTGCGCGACGTATGGGAGCGCATCCGCCTGCAGCTCACGCCCACTTCGCTGCTGTTCCGCCACGCTCTGCGCCTGTCCATTGCCCTGGCCGCCGGCTACGGCGTGCTGCACTGGATCCACCCGACCCAGGGCTACTGGATCCTGCTGACCACTCTGTTCGTCTGCCAGCCCAATTACGGCGCCACGCGCATGAAGCTGGTGCAGCGCATCGTCGGCACCGTACTCGGCCTGGTACTGGGCTGGGCGCTGATCGACCTGTTCCCGGCGCAGCTGGTGCAGGCGTTCTTCGCCGTCGCCGCCGGCGTGGTGTTCTTCGCCACCCGCTCCAGCCGCTACACCGTGGCCACCGCAGCGATCACACTCATGGTTCTGTTCTGCTTCAACCAGGTGGGCGACGGCTACGGGCTGATCCTGCCGCGTCTGTTCGACACCCTGCTCGGCAGCCTGATCGCCGGCCTGGCGGTATTCCTGATCCTGCCGGACTGGCAGGGCCGCAGGCTCAATCGCGTGGTGGCCAATACGCTGAGCTGCAACAGCACCTACCTGCGCCAGATCATGCGCCAGTACGCCGAAGGCAAGCGCGACGACCTCGCCTACCGCCTGGCCCGGCGCAACGCCCACAACGCCGACGCGGCGCTGTCGACCACCCTGGGCAACATGTTGATGGAGCCGGGGCATTTTCGTAAGGAGGCGGATATCGGCTTTCGCTTCCTAGTGCTCTCCCACACGCTGCTCAGCTACCTGTCGGGGCTTGGTGCGCACCGTGGCGAGGCGCTTTTGGCCGACGAGCAGAACGAACTGCCGGCCAACGCTCTACGCCTGGCCGACAGCCTGGACGAGATCGCCCGTGGCCTCAGCGAACAGACGCCGGTGGCCATCCAGAGCGACCATGAGGAACGCCTGGCCAGCAGTCTGGAGCAGATGCCCGATGACCTGGACGACGCCCAGCGCCTGGTGCAAACCCAGCTGTCGCTGATCGCCCGCCAGCTCGGCCCGCTGCGCACCCTGGCGGCGCACTTGCTGAAGAACCGCGAAAAACCGGCAGGCGGAGTCTGA
- a CDS encoding glutathione S-transferase N-terminal domain-containing protein, which translates to MIDLHYWTTPNGHKISIFLEESGLEYNVHPVNIGAGQQFEPAFLKIAPNNRIPAIVDNNPSDGGEPISVFESGAILEYLADKIGRFMPLQPRLRVEVQQWLHWQMGGLGPMAGQNHHFVRFAPEQIPYAIDRYVKETARLYGVLDRRLEGREYVAGDYSIADMAIYPWAKGWELQRQRLEDFPNMAAWLARMGKRSAVQRAYQVAEAIGQRPDEVLTSEARKALF; encoded by the coding sequence ATGATCGACCTCCATTACTGGACGACCCCCAATGGCCACAAGATCAGCATCTTTCTCGAAGAGAGCGGGCTGGAGTACAACGTGCACCCGGTCAACATCGGCGCTGGCCAGCAGTTCGAGCCGGCATTCCTGAAGATCGCGCCGAACAACCGCATTCCGGCCATCGTCGACAACAACCCCAGCGACGGCGGCGAGCCGATCTCGGTGTTCGAGTCCGGGGCGATTCTCGAGTATCTAGCCGACAAGATCGGGCGCTTCATGCCGCTGCAGCCACGCCTGCGCGTAGAGGTGCAGCAGTGGCTGCACTGGCAGATGGGTGGCCTGGGGCCGATGGCCGGGCAGAACCATCACTTCGTGCGCTTCGCCCCGGAGCAGATCCCCTATGCCATCGATCGTTACGTGAAGGAGACCGCGCGCCTGTACGGTGTGCTCGATCGTCGCCTCGAGGGGCGCGAGTACGTGGCCGGTGATTACTCGATCGCCGACATGGCCATCTATCCCTGGGCCAAGGGCTGGGAGCTGCAGCGCCAGCGCCTGGAGGATTTTCCCAATATGGCCGCCTGGCTAGCGCGCATGGGCAAGCGCTCGGCGGTGCAGCGTGCCTACCAGGTTGCCGAGGCCATTGGTCAACGCCCGGACGAGGTGCTGACCAGCGAGGCGCGCAAGGCGCTGTTCTGA
- a CDS encoding putative bifunctional diguanylate cyclase/phosphodiesterase: MSTRQGALRLTLNYLIAAGLWIVFSDLLLASLGLTARQAEQVQVWKGLVFVLLTSALLYLTISRHLERQAKIGTALRASEERLSLALSATEDGLWDWDLIRQRVYYSPAYHALLGMNDGELSADREHWQQLLHPDDRAVYQRVLDQLLQAGEDSAYENSYRLRHRDGSYRWVLSRGRLQLDAQGRPARFIGTVKDITQRRADADSLRQAAAVFESTQEGVLVTDAQQNIVHINPAFSRITGYSEAEILGKHPTLLKSGRHDAAFYQNLWHTLQTQGTWSGEVWNRRKNGEIYPQWQCIRAIRGDHGLLSHYVAVFSDITVLKHSQHELDHLVHHDPLSGLPNRLLFSERVEHALQRAQRDEERGAVLVVDLDHFKHINESLGHNLGDLLLKATGERLASQLGNGSTLARLGGDEFAVLSEDCTQAEQAAHLAQTLIDCLDAPFLLDGQELFISASVGICLYPDDANSVDQVLRNVDSALFKAKSIGRGGFAFYDQEQTEYARQRVELIAGMRHAIENGELRVHYQPLHCLSSNRLIGVEALVRWQHPQRGLVPPGEFIPIAEDSGMIAAIDAWVLEHACRQMVAWRSEGQSPQFVAVNVSSRLFSRGELDQRVAQVLASTGLPAGCLELEVTESAVMDDPDQAQALLERLRSLGVRLAIDDFGTGYSSLARLKRLPVHKLKLDQSFVAGLPDDKDDLAITRAVIALAHSMEMKVLAEGVERAEQLERLRQLGCDYVQGYFIGRPVAAQDLQLA; the protein is encoded by the coding sequence ATGAGCACTCGCCAGGGCGCACTGCGCCTGACTTTGAACTACCTGATCGCCGCCGGCCTGTGGATCGTGTTCAGCGACTTGCTGCTAGCCTCGCTCGGCCTGACCGCCCGACAGGCGGAGCAGGTTCAGGTCTGGAAGGGGCTGGTATTCGTGCTGCTGACCAGTGCCCTGCTGTACCTGACGATCAGTCGCCACCTGGAACGCCAGGCGAAAATCGGTACCGCGCTACGCGCCAGCGAGGAGCGACTCAGCCTGGCCCTGTCGGCCACCGAGGATGGTCTCTGGGACTGGGATCTGATCCGCCAGCGCGTGTATTACTCGCCGGCTTATCACGCTCTGCTGGGCATGAACGATGGTGAGCTGAGCGCCGACCGCGAGCACTGGCAACAACTGCTGCATCCCGACGACCGCGCCGTTTACCAGCGCGTTCTCGACCAATTGCTGCAGGCCGGCGAAGACAGTGCCTACGAAAACAGCTATCGCCTGCGCCATCGTGACGGCAGCTACCGCTGGGTGCTGTCGCGCGGACGGTTGCAGCTCGATGCCCAGGGGCGACCCGCGCGCTTTATCGGCACGGTGAAGGACATTACCCAGCGCCGCGCCGATGCCGACAGCCTGCGTCAGGCGGCGGCGGTATTCGAATCGACCCAGGAAGGCGTGCTGGTCACCGATGCACAGCAGAACATCGTGCACATCAACCCGGCGTTCAGTCGCATCACCGGCTACAGCGAGGCGGAAATCCTCGGCAAACACCCGACTCTACTCAAGTCCGGCCGCCATGACGCGGCGTTCTACCAGAATCTCTGGCACACCCTGCAGACCCAGGGCACCTGGAGCGGCGAGGTGTGGAACCGCCGCAAAAACGGCGAAATCTATCCGCAGTGGCAGTGCATTCGCGCCATTCGAGGCGATCACGGTCTGCTCAGCCATTACGTGGCAGTGTTCTCGGACATCACGGTGCTCAAGCACTCCCAGCACGAGCTCGATCACCTCGTTCACCATGACCCGCTGAGCGGCCTGCCCAACCGCCTGCTGTTCAGCGAACGCGTGGAGCATGCCTTGCAGCGCGCCCAGCGTGACGAGGAGCGTGGCGCCGTGCTGGTCGTCGACCTGGATCACTTCAAGCACATCAACGAAAGCCTCGGCCACAACCTCGGCGACCTGCTGCTCAAGGCCACCGGCGAGCGGCTGGCCAGCCAGCTAGGCAATGGCAGCACCCTGGCGCGCCTGGGTGGTGACGAGTTTGCCGTACTCAGCGAGGACTGCACCCAGGCCGAGCAGGCGGCGCATCTGGCACAGACACTGATCGACTGCCTGGACGCCCCCTTCCTGCTCGATGGCCAGGAGCTGTTCATTTCCGCCAGTGTCGGCATCTGCCTGTATCCGGATGACGCCAACAGCGTCGATCAGGTGCTGCGCAACGTCGATTCGGCGCTGTTCAAGGCCAAGAGCATTGGCCGTGGCGGCTTCGCCTTCTACGACCAGGAACAGACCGAATACGCCCGCCAGCGTGTGGAACTGATCGCCGGTATGCGCCATGCCATCGAGAACGGCGAACTGCGCGTGCACTACCAGCCGCTACATTGTCTGAGCAGCAATCGCCTGATCGGCGTCGAGGCGCTGGTGCGCTGGCAACATCCGCAGCGCGGCCTGGTGCCGCCAGGCGAATTCATCCCGATCGCCGAAGACAGCGGCATGATCGCCGCCATCGACGCCTGGGTACTCGAGCACGCCTGCCGGCAGATGGTCGCCTGGCGCAGCGAAGGCCAGAGCCCGCAGTTCGTTGCGGTGAACGTTTCCAGCCGGTTGTTCAGCCGTGGTGAGCTGGACCAGCGCGTCGCCCAGGTGCTGGCCAGCACCGGCCTGCCTGCCGGTTGCCTGGAGTTGGAGGTGACGGAAAGCGCGGTGATGGACGATCCGGATCAGGCTCAGGCGCTGCTCGAACGCCTGCGTAGTCTGGGCGTGCGCCTGGCCATCGACGATTTCGGCACCGGCTATAGCTCCCTGGCGCGCCTCAAGCGCCTGCCGGTGCACAAGCTCAAGCTCGACCAAAGCTTCGTCGCCGGCCTGCCCGATGACAAGGACGATCTGGCGATCACCCGCGCAGTTATCGCTCTCGCGCACAGCATGGAAATGAAGGTGCTCGCCGAGGGCGTGGAGCGCGCTGAACAGCTGGAGCGCCTGCGCCAGCTGGGTTGCGATTACGTGCAGGGTTACTTCATCGGCCGCCCGGTGGCCGCGCAAGATTTGCAACTGGCGTGA
- the desA gene encoding delta-9 fatty acid desaturase DesA yields the protein MWYNGFLDLPVWQLIVVTLVLTHITIVAVTVYLHRYSAHRSLELNPALKHFFRFWLWMTTGMNTREWTAIHRKHHAKCETAEDPHSPVVKGLGTVMRKGAELYAEEAKNEDTLRIYGKNCPDDWIERNIYSRFPIGGVSLMLIIDVLLFGALGLTVWAVQMIWIPFWAAGVINGLGHAVGYRNFECRDAATNLVPWGIIVGGEELHNNHHTYPNSAKLSVKRWEFDMGWAWIRLFSMLGLAKVQRVAPIAHRVPGKGILDMDTAMAILNNRFQIMAQYRKLVIGPLVKQELAKADESVRHQFRRAKRLLSREPSLLQDKQQVRIEAMLAHSQALKVIYEKRLALQLIWARTSANGHDMLEAIKHWIHDAEASGIQSLRDFAEQLKTYSLRPVAA from the coding sequence ATGTGGTACAACGGTTTTCTCGACCTGCCGGTCTGGCAGCTCATCGTCGTCACCCTGGTGCTGACCCACATCACCATCGTAGCCGTCACGGTCTATCTGCACCGTTATTCGGCGCACCGCTCCCTGGAGCTGAACCCTGCTCTCAAGCACTTCTTCCGATTCTGGCTGTGGATGACCACAGGCATGAACACTCGCGAGTGGACGGCCATCCACCGCAAGCACCACGCCAAATGTGAAACCGCTGAAGACCCGCACAGCCCGGTTGTGAAGGGCCTCGGCACGGTAATGCGCAAAGGTGCCGAGCTGTATGCCGAAGAGGCAAAAAACGAAGACACCCTGCGCATCTACGGCAAGAACTGCCCGGATGACTGGATCGAGCGCAACATCTATTCGCGTTTCCCGATTGGCGGCGTGTCGCTGATGCTGATCATCGATGTGCTGCTGTTCGGCGCCCTGGGCCTGACCGTGTGGGCCGTCCAGATGATCTGGATTCCCTTCTGGGCTGCCGGGGTCATCAACGGGCTGGGCCACGCCGTCGGTTATCGCAACTTCGAGTGCCGCGACGCGGCCACCAATCTGGTGCCCTGGGGCATCATCGTCGGTGGCGAGGAGCTGCACAACAATCACCACACCTATCCCAACTCCGCCAAGCTGTCGGTAAAACGCTGGGAGTTCGACATGGGTTGGGCGTGGATCCGCCTGTTCAGCATGCTGGGCCTGGCCAAGGTTCAGCGCGTCGCGCCGATCGCCCACCGTGTGCCGGGCAAGGGGATTCTGGACATGGATACCGCCATGGCCATCCTCAACAACCGTTTCCAGATCATGGCTCAGTACCGCAAGCTGGTGATCGGGCCGCTGGTCAAGCAGGAGCTGGCCAAGGCCGACGAGTCGGTCCGTCACCAGTTCCGTCGGGCCAAGCGTCTGCTATCCCGTGAGCCGAGCCTGCTGCAGGACAAGCAGCAGGTGCGTATCGAAGCCATGCTGGCGCACAGCCAGGCGCTCAAGGTGATCTACGAGAAGCGCCTGGCGCTACAGCTGATCTGGGCGCGCACCAGTGCCAATGGTCATGACATGCTCGAAGCCATCAAACACTGGATACACGACGCCGAAGCGAGCGGCATTCAGTCGCTGCGTGATTTCGCCGAGCAACTGAAGACCTACTCGCTGCGCCCAGTGGCCGCGTGA
- a CDS encoding GGDEF domain-containing protein, translated as MDELAAIDLEELTLALLHSRAEGTRLREREQLFSTLLGSVNAVLWAFDWEAQQIIYVSPAYELIFGRSAGLLLADYGEWCNSIYPDDVEYAAESMAKVLETGAVEAREYRIIRADGEIRWLSDKCFIGRQSETQAAPIIFGIAEDITEKKQLEGELHRLATTDVLTQSSNRRHFFECAQSEFELARTHGQPLAFLLLDLDDFKHINDTYGHQVGDQVLQQLASCASSVLRRGDLFGRIGGEEFAALFPGCEPELASQIAQRLQREIQRLSFSHEGSTFGITVSQGLTTLRAGDPGLDVLYARADAAMYQAKRQGKNQIVTS; from the coding sequence ATGGATGAACTCGCTGCTATTGACCTGGAAGAGCTGACTCTGGCTTTGCTGCACAGCCGTGCCGAAGGCACCCGGCTACGCGAACGCGAGCAACTGTTCAGCACACTCCTGGGCAGCGTCAATGCAGTGCTCTGGGCGTTCGACTGGGAGGCTCAACAGATCATTTACGTCAGTCCGGCTTACGAGCTGATTTTCGGCCGTTCGGCCGGCCTGTTGCTGGCCGACTACGGCGAGTGGTGCAACAGCATCTACCCCGATGATGTGGAGTACGCGGCAGAAAGCATGGCCAAGGTGCTGGAGACCGGTGCCGTTGAGGCTCGTGAATACCGGATCATCCGCGCTGATGGGGAGATTCGTTGGCTCAGCGACAAATGCTTTATCGGCAGACAAAGCGAAACCCAGGCAGCGCCGATCATCTTTGGTATCGCCGAAGACATCACTGAGAAGAAGCAGCTCGAAGGTGAGCTGCACCGCCTGGCTACCACCGACGTGCTGACCCAGAGCAGCAACCGCCGGCACTTCTTCGAATGCGCGCAAAGCGAGTTCGAGCTGGCGCGCACCCACGGGCAGCCGCTGGCATTCCTGCTGCTCGACCTGGACGACTTCAAGCACATCAATGACACCTACGGCCACCAGGTCGGCGACCAGGTGCTGCAGCAACTGGCCAGCTGTGCCAGCTCGGTGCTGCGCCGTGGTGACCTGTTCGGGCGAATCGGTGGTGAAGAGTTCGCAGCGCTGTTCCCGGGGTGCGAGCCGGAGTTGGCCTCGCAGATCGCACAGCGCCTGCAGCGCGAGATTCAGCGGTTGTCGTTCAGTCATGAAGGCTCGACCTTCGGGATTACCGTCAGCCAGGGCCTGACCACATTACGCGCCGGAGATCCGGGCTTGGACGTGCTTTACGCACGGGCCGATGCGGCGATGTACCAGGCCAAGCGTCAGGGCAAGAACCAGATCGTCACCAGCTGA
- a CDS encoding OprD family porin codes for MKKASLALAVAAGTLGLTLGNVANAAFIEDSTAKLDLRNFYFNNDVRNSDTPSNKEWGQAFQLNLQSGFTEGTIGVGVDAIGLLGVRLDGGGRAGKDGQSRTPQSSGSTGTLFPLESDGSARDEFSSLGLTGKIRFSKTVAHIGTLQPKLPVVTFNDGRLIPQTFEGAQITSNEIDNLTLVVGQLEHAKGRASSDADGLSIARPANSLTAGIPVADSNKFYYGGADYKVNKDLLLQYYYGNLDDFYKQHFLGLTHTLALGAGSLKSDLRYFDTSSDGKNGSAAGRADGYIGAGYWNGGRANSDFGEVDNRTWSAMFTYSLEGHALSAGYQQVSGDSNFTQLNQGNLPGGQGGATTYLITDRQITNFGRAGERTWITQYGYDFGKIGVPGLTANVLYMKGDNIKAAGGDQKEWERDLTISYVLQEGAAKGLGFAWRNASLRSETSTGDIDQNRLIVSYSIPLL; via the coding sequence ATGAAAAAAGCTTCCCTGGCGCTGGCCGTAGCCGCCGGCACTCTGGGTCTGACCCTGGGCAACGTTGCCAACGCGGCCTTTATCGAAGACAGCACGGCCAAGCTGGATCTGCGTAACTTCTACTTCAATAACGATGTTCGCAATTCGGATACCCCCAGCAACAAGGAATGGGGGCAAGCGTTCCAACTGAACCTGCAATCTGGTTTCACCGAAGGCACCATCGGTGTTGGCGTTGATGCTATTGGTCTATTGGGCGTGCGTTTGGATGGTGGTGGTCGTGCTGGTAAAGATGGTCAAAGCCGCACACCTCAATCTTCGGGCTCTACTGGGACTCTGTTTCCTCTCGAGAGTGATGGAAGTGCACGCGACGAGTTCAGCAGCCTTGGTCTGACTGGGAAGATTCGCTTCTCCAAGACTGTCGCCCATATTGGTACGCTGCAGCCTAAGCTGCCGGTTGTAACCTTCAACGATGGTCGTTTGATTCCACAGACCTTTGAAGGTGCGCAGATCACTTCGAACGAAATTGACAATTTGACTCTTGTAGTCGGTCAACTTGAGCACGCTAAAGGTCGTGCTTCCAGTGACGCCGACGGGCTTTCGATTGCTCGCCCCGCTAACAGCCTAACTGCTGGTATTCCGGTCGCCGACTCGAACAAGTTCTACTATGGTGGTGCTGACTACAAGGTCAACAAGGATCTGCTGCTGCAGTACTACTACGGCAATCTGGATGATTTCTACAAACAACACTTCTTGGGGCTGACCCACACTCTGGCTCTGGGCGCCGGTTCGCTGAAGTCCGATCTCCGCTACTTCGATACCAGTTCCGATGGTAAAAACGGCAGTGCCGCTGGTCGTGCTGATGGCTACATTGGCGCAGGGTACTGGAACGGCGGTCGTGCCAATTCTGATTTCGGTGAGGTCGATAACCGCACCTGGAGTGCCATGTTCACCTACAGCCTGGAAGGCCATGCTCTGAGCGCCGGTTATCAACAGGTTTCCGGTGATAGTAACTTCACCCAACTAAACCAAGGTAATCTCCCAGGCGGCCAGGGTGGTGCTACCACCTACCTGATTACCGACCGTCAGATCACTAACTTCGGTCGCGCCGGCGAGCGTACCTGGATCACTCAGTACGGCTACGATTTCGGCAAGATCGGTGTGCCGGGCCTGACCGCCAACGTGCTGTACATGAAAGGCGACAACATCAAGGCAGCTGGTGGCGATCAGAAGGAGTGGGAGCGCGACCTGACTATCAGCTACGTGCTGCAGGAAGGCGCTGCCAAAGGTCTGGGTTTCGCCTGGCGTAATGCTTCGCTGCGTAGCGAAACGTCGACTGGTGATATCGATCAGAACCGCCTGATCGTCAGCTACAGCATTCCGCTGCTCTAA